A genomic stretch from Flavobacterium humidisoli includes:
- a CDS encoding Kdo domain containing protein, translating into MSFEISKKFKSEENSIQQIISSFDSSGELFGNGDRNKIKLFDLNGKIVNVKSFKIPHFINKIAYKYFRKSKAKRSFEYANKLMELGIGTPEPIAFVEFSSLLGLENSYYVSEHLLCDLTYRELVEVPDYPDRDNILRQFTKFSFDLHEKGIEFLDHSPGNTLIKKNANGNYDFFLVDLNRMEFHNEMSFETRMKNLCRLTPLKEMVATMSNEYAKYYNEPEEKIFNTLWKDTSDFQEKFYRKKRLKKKLKFWKK; encoded by the coding sequence ATGTCATTTGAAATAAGTAAAAAATTTAAGTCCGAAGAAAACTCAATACAACAAATTATCAGCAGTTTTGACTCTTCTGGTGAACTTTTTGGAAATGGAGATCGAAATAAAATAAAATTATTTGATCTAAATGGGAAGATTGTAAATGTGAAATCTTTCAAGATTCCTCATTTTATTAATAAAATAGCATATAAATATTTTAGAAAATCAAAAGCTAAAAGATCTTTCGAATATGCAAATAAGCTTATGGAATTAGGTATTGGAACACCAGAACCTATCGCATTTGTAGAATTTTCGTCTTTATTAGGTTTAGAAAATAGTTATTATGTAAGTGAGCATCTTTTGTGTGACTTGACCTATAGGGAGCTTGTAGAAGTGCCTGATTATCCAGATCGTGATAATATTCTAAGACAATTTACCAAATTCAGTTTTGATCTTCATGAAAAAGGAATCGAATTTTTAGATCATTCGCCAGGAAATACTTTAATAAAAAAGAATGCCAACGGAAATTATGATTTCTTTCTGGTCGATTTGAACAGAATGGAATTTCACAATGAAATGTCTTTTGAAACGCGTATGAAAAACTTATGCCGTTTGACTCCATTAAAAGAAATGGTAGCGACAATGAGTAACGAATATGCTAAATATTATAACGAACCTGAAGAGAAGATTTTCAATACTTTATGGAAAGATACTTCAGATTTTCAAGAGAAGTTTTATCGAAAAAAACGCCTGAAAAAGAAACTTAAATTCTGGAAGAAGTAA
- a CDS encoding cysteine desulfurase family protein — protein MKKVYLDNASTTAMRPEVIQEMTKIMLEDYGNPSSTHSFGRNGKTILELSRKSIAKHLNCTAQEIIFTSGGTEADNWILRSAVEDLKVERIITSKVEHHAVLHTVWALQEEYNIQVDYVKVNADGSLDLTHLSNLLAEEKKTLVSLMHVNNETGTILDLDRVSLICKQYSALFHSDTVQSIGKTEIDLQKTPIDFILASAHKFHGPKGIGFAFIRKNSGLQPLLFGGEQEKGLRAGTEAVHQIAGMAKALSISYEKLEEERLYILGLKNYLIEQLEIHFPNFRINGKKEDFYNIINIILPFSSDKTSMLLFSLDMKGIAVSRGSACQSGSIKPSHVLNEMLSETDLKLPNLRISFSHYNTKEDIDWLIESLKTV, from the coding sequence ATGAAAAAAGTATATCTAGATAATGCCTCAACAACTGCCATGCGTCCTGAAGTAATTCAGGAAATGACAAAAATAATGCTTGAGGATTACGGAAACCCATCGTCTACACACAGCTTCGGTCGAAACGGTAAGACCATATTAGAACTTTCTAGAAAAAGCATAGCAAAACACTTAAATTGCACTGCTCAAGAAATAATTTTTACGTCTGGCGGAACTGAAGCCGACAACTGGATTTTGCGCTCTGCCGTTGAAGACTTGAAGGTGGAGAGAATTATTACTTCAAAAGTTGAACATCATGCTGTTTTGCATACTGTTTGGGCGCTTCAGGAAGAATACAATATTCAAGTTGATTATGTTAAGGTAAATGCAGACGGTAGTTTAGACCTTACACATTTGTCTAATTTATTGGCTGAAGAAAAAAAGACTTTGGTTAGTTTAATGCATGTCAATAACGAAACGGGGACAATTTTAGATTTAGATCGTGTAAGTTTGATTTGCAAGCAGTATAGCGCTTTATTTCATTCAGATACAGTTCAGTCTATTGGGAAAACGGAAATCGATCTGCAAAAGACTCCTATTGATTTTATTTTGGCGAGTGCACATAAGTTTCATGGGCCAAAAGGCATCGGATTTGCTTTTATTCGAAAAAATTCTGGTTTACAGCCTTTACTTTTTGGAGGAGAACAAGAAAAAGGTCTTCGTGCAGGAACCGAAGCGGTACATCAAATTGCTGGAATGGCAAAAGCTTTGTCTATTTCGTATGAAAAATTAGAAGAAGAAAGGCTTTATATTTTAGGTTTAAAAAATTATCTAATAGAACAATTAGAAATTCATTTTCCAAATTTTAGGATTAACGGAAAAAAAGAAGATTTCTATAATATTATCAATATCATTCTGCCTTTTTCATCAGATAAAACTTCGATGCTACTTTTTAGTTTAGATATGAAAGGAATTGCAGTGTCTAGAGGAAGCGCTTGCCAGTCTGGAAGTATTAAACCTTCGCACGTTTTAAACGAAATGCTTTCGGAGACCGATTTAAAATTGCCAAATCTCCGAATTTCATTTAGTCATTATAATACCAAAGAAGATATCGATTGGTTGATTGAGAGTTTGAAAACGGTATAA
- a CDS encoding glycosyltransferase family 4 protein, which translates to MKILNVTSMSEFRGGDSQMYTIYKLLADKTDLKQYILCPDNAVLAAICKNDNAIFFTYKTNRFKLFSLILAIIKICKKESITVLHIHDSSSLTAALIALKFLNKSITLIFSRKRNNKIKDKFLNRYKYSHSRIHKIICVSKAVEAIFEKIVDKSRLITIYDAIDVEKFAQQTNQNLLHKEFNFAPETKIVGNIAALTSQKDIHTFIDTAKLIKLKTNTSDSIKFIVIGDGPLKEELLNYAITNDLEHDLFFTGYRNTADLLPEFNVFLLTSITEGLPLTIYEAFACKIPVVCTKAGGTPEVITNGETGFLADLKDTETLSNSVLKIINNIALQEKIKTNAFQLVNQNHNLSILQKNYYDFYKSLN; encoded by the coding sequence ATGAAAATATTAAATGTTACCTCGATGAGTGAGTTTCGAGGCGGCGATTCGCAAATGTATACAATCTACAAACTATTAGCTGATAAAACTGATCTAAAACAATATATTTTATGTCCAGATAATGCTGTTTTAGCGGCCATCTGCAAAAATGACAATGCTATTTTTTTTACTTATAAAACAAATCGATTCAAATTATTTAGTCTTATTTTAGCTATCATTAAGATTTGCAAAAAAGAATCAATAACCGTATTGCATATACATGATTCCTCTTCGTTAACTGCTGCGCTTATTGCTTTAAAATTTTTAAATAAATCAATTACTTTAATATTTAGCAGAAAAAGAAACAATAAAATTAAAGACAAATTTTTAAACAGATATAAATATTCACACTCTAGAATTCATAAAATTATATGTGTTTCTAAGGCTGTTGAAGCTATTTTCGAAAAAATTGTAGACAAAAGCCGTCTTATAACAATTTATGACGCTATCGATGTTGAAAAATTTGCTCAACAAACCAATCAAAATCTTCTTCATAAAGAATTTAATTTTGCCCCAGAAACCAAAATAGTGGGAAATATAGCCGCTCTTACAAGTCAAAAAGACATACACACTTTTATAGACACCGCTAAATTAATTAAGCTAAAAACCAATACTTCTGATTCCATAAAATTCATTGTAATCGGAGATGGCCCTCTTAAAGAAGAGCTACTAAATTATGCTATCACAAATGATTTAGAGCATGATTTATTTTTTACTGGATATCGTAATACTGCCGATTTACTTCCAGAATTTAATGTTTTTCTATTAACTTCTATAACTGAAGGGCTTCCATTAACAATTTATGAAGCTTTTGCCTGTAAAATTCCTGTTGTATGCACTAAAGCCGGTGGAACACCAGAAGTTATTACAAACGGAGAAACGGGATTTCTAGCCGATTTAAAAGACACCGAAACGTTATCTAATAGCGTACTAAAAATTATAAACAACATAGCTTTACAGGAAAAAATAAAAACTAATGCTTTTCAGCTCGTTAATCAAAATCATAATCTCAGTATATTGCAAAAAAACTATTATGATTTTTACAAAAGCTTAAATTAA
- a CDS encoding Smr/MutS family protein: MLVKGDKVSVLDEAINGTVISVKNNEILIETEDGFMMTFLVNELIKIQETSDLMNSIKRIDLDEISKEKTEPKPRSFVKEKKDKRDFGVPEFDLHIEKLVPNKRGMSNYDILTLQTETAKRHIEFAIRNRIPKIVFIHGVGEGILKAELDFLLGRYDGIDFQDANYQKYGLGATEIYIRQNNK, encoded by the coding sequence ATGCTGGTAAAAGGAGATAAGGTTTCTGTACTTGATGAAGCCATAAACGGAACGGTAATTTCGGTGAAAAATAATGAGATTTTGATTGAAACTGAGGATGGATTTATGATGACATTTTTAGTCAATGAATTAATTAAGATTCAAGAAACCAGTGATTTAATGAATTCTATTAAAAGAATTGATTTAGATGAAATTTCCAAAGAGAAAACAGAACCAAAACCGAGAAGTTTTGTAAAAGAAAAGAAAGATAAACGCGATTTTGGTGTTCCGGAATTCGATTTACATATCGAAAAATTGGTTCCTAATAAACGTGGAATGTCCAACTATGATATTTTGACGTTGCAGACTGAAACGGCAAAAAGGCATATCGAATTTGCGATTAGAAATCGCATTCCGAAAATCGTTTTTATTCATGGTGTGGGAGAAGGAATTTTGAAAGCGGAACTTGATTTTTTATTGGGCCGCTATGATGGAATTGATTTCCAGGATGCCAATTATCAGAAATATGGACTTGGAGCAACCGAAATTTATATCAGGCAAAACAATAAATAA
- a CDS encoding DUF5672 family protein yields MNKVLAKVVIPVYKEYFGELEEKSFLQGCRILKDYEIVIVHPEGLNCSYLTEKCKNLTFKSFSKHHFATIDGYNELLLLPEFYEPFLDSEYMLIYQLDAFVFRNELAEWCQKGYDYIGAPWIATPVDTFGKKILNAITKNFRSAKKKEREQIFYKVGNGGFSLRKVASHFAIAKEKSQFISDFLKADKKPIYATEDVFWSLKAPEFDSNFRIPDYKEGVLFAIDRKPEIAMKIAGNKLPFGCHAINKPKVNKFWKPILDQY; encoded by the coding sequence ATGAATAAAGTATTAGCAAAAGTAGTTATTCCTGTATACAAGGAATATTTTGGAGAATTAGAAGAAAAATCATTTTTGCAAGGCTGCAGAATCTTAAAAGATTATGAAATTGTAATTGTGCATCCAGAAGGGTTAAATTGTTCTTATTTGACTGAAAAATGCAAGAATTTAACTTTCAAAAGTTTTTCTAAACATCATTTTGCTACTATAGATGGTTATAATGAGCTTTTGCTATTGCCAGAATTTTACGAGCCTTTTTTAGACTCAGAATATATGTTGATTTATCAGCTCGATGCATTCGTTTTTAGAAATGAATTAGCAGAATGGTGCCAGAAAGGTTACGATTATATTGGTGCTCCTTGGATTGCAACTCCTGTAGATACTTTCGGAAAGAAAATATTGAACGCAATTACTAAAAATTTCAGATCGGCAAAGAAAAAAGAGCGCGAACAGATTTTTTATAAAGTTGGTAATGGCGGATTTTCATTGCGTAAAGTGGCTTCGCATTTTGCTATTGCAAAAGAAAAAAGTCAATTTATATCAGACTTTTTAAAAGCAGATAAAAAGCCAATTTATGCTACAGAGGACGTTTTTTGGTCTTTAAAGGCTCCCGAATTTGATTCAAATTTTAGAATTCCAGATTATAAAGAAGGTGTACTTTTTGCTATAGATAGAAAACCAGAAATTGCTATGAAAATAGCAGGAAATAAGCTTCCTTTTGGTTGCCATGCCATTAACAAACCTAAAGTGAATAAGTTCTGGAAACCAATTTTAGATCAATATTAA
- a CDS encoding PAS domain-containing protein has protein sequence MNQENHLQNRVIIDKEVSWDKTQVIMSKTNAYGIIEYANEVFVDVCGYEDYELMGQPHNIIRHPDMPKVIFKVLWENLKNGKNFHAIVKNLAKSGRYYWVITDFEIARDENDVIVNYFGRRQAVPQEVIAMHIEPLYKKLLQIEAASGVEFSEKYLIGFLEEKKRTYVEYIKELIYEHEKSQSKFANYSEEEDAGEEEEHRGFFGRLFGR, from the coding sequence ATGAATCAAGAAAATCACCTTCAAAACAGAGTAATCATTGACAAAGAAGTAAGCTGGGATAAGACTCAGGTTATTATGAGTAAAACAAATGCTTATGGTATTATCGAATATGCCAACGAAGTGTTTGTAGATGTATGTGGCTACGAAGACTATGAATTAATGGGGCAACCTCATAATATCATACGTCACCCGGATATGCCAAAAGTAATCTTTAAAGTGCTTTGGGAAAATCTTAAAAACGGGAAAAACTTTCACGCTATTGTAAAAAACCTTGCAAAGTCTGGAAGATACTATTGGGTAATTACCGATTTTGAAATCGCCCGCGACGAAAACGACGTTATTGTAAATTATTTCGGAAGAAGACAAGCTGTACCGCAGGAAGTTATTGCGATGCATATTGAACCTCTTTACAAAAAGTTATTGCAGATTGAAGCTGCAAGCGGAGTTGAATTTAGCGAAAAGTATTTAATAGGTTTCTTAGAGGAGAAAAAGAGAACGTATGTTGAGTATATCAAGGAGCTGATTTACGAACACGAAAAGTCACAATCTAAGTTTGCTAATTACAGTGAAGAAGAGGATGCAGGAGAGGAAGAAGAACATAGAGGTTTTTTCGGCCGATTGTTCGGAAGATAA
- the ruvX gene encoding Holliday junction resolvase RuvX — MPRILSIDYGQKRTGIAVTDEMQIIASGLTTIPTHTLIDFLKDYFAKEKVEAVLIGEPKQMNGLPSESASVINGFATHFSNIFPEMKVIRVDERFTSKMAFQTMIDSGLSKKQRQNKSLIDEISATILLQDYLSAKK; from the coding sequence ATGCCAAGAATCCTTTCAATAGATTACGGACAAAAACGCACAGGAATTGCGGTTACAGACGAAATGCAGATTATTGCTTCGGGCTTAACTACAATACCGACTCATACCTTGATTGACTTTTTGAAGGATTATTTTGCAAAAGAAAAAGTCGAAGCGGTTTTGATTGGTGAGCCTAAACAAATGAACGGTCTTCCGTCTGAAAGTGCTTCTGTAATTAATGGTTTTGCAACCCATTTTTCGAATATTTTCCCAGAGATGAAAGTAATTCGTGTTGATGAGCGTTTTACTTCAAAAATGGCATTTCAAACCATGATCGACAGCGGTTTAAGTAAAAAGCAACGCCAAAACAAAAGTTTGATAGATGAAATTTCTGCTACAATTCTACTTCAAGATTATCTTTCCGCAAAAAAAT
- a CDS encoding glycosyltransferase family 2 protein, producing the protein MGISGLVITFNEEKNIGKCIDALFKVCDEVIIVDSFSKDRTVEIAKEKGAQVVQQAFLGDGPQRTYGLPFCKNDWILNLDADEFLDKDAEDFILKKKYLEGNYDAMSFRVKNFLADKLIDFSGWYPDHKVRFFNKQTAHPSDSKVHQKIVAQNEKKVAVHILHYGWDSLDQIIAKKNQYSGWHAQQLYDQGKRINAFKPVLNGTVAFVRCYFFKKGIFNGLDGLTIAMIQAFFSYMKYAKLIKLQKNK; encoded by the coding sequence ATGGGAATTAGCGGTTTGGTTATTACTTTCAATGAAGAAAAAAACATTGGGAAATGTATAGATGCCTTATTTAAAGTTTGTGATGAAGTTATTATTGTAGACTCTTTTAGTAAAGATCGTACAGTGGAAATAGCTAAAGAAAAAGGAGCCCAAGTTGTTCAGCAGGCATTTTTAGGAGATGGCCCGCAGCGTACGTATGGTTTGCCTTTTTGTAAAAACGACTGGATTTTAAATCTTGATGCAGATGAATTTTTAGATAAAGATGCTGAAGATTTTATTCTAAAGAAAAAATATTTGGAAGGAAATTACGATGCTATGAGTTTTAGAGTAAAAAACTTTTTGGCCGATAAATTAATTGATTTTTCAGGATGGTATCCAGATCATAAAGTTCGTTTTTTTAATAAACAGACTGCTCATCCTTCAGATTCTAAGGTACATCAGAAAATTGTAGCACAAAACGAGAAAAAGGTTGCCGTACACATTTTACATTATGGCTGGGATTCTCTCGATCAGATTATTGCTAAAAAGAATCAATATTCTGGATGGCATGCGCAGCAATTATATGATCAAGGAAAGCGAATTAATGCCTTTAAACCTGTTTTGAACGGAACTGTAGCTTTTGTTCGATGCTATTTCTTTAAAAAAGGAATCTTCAACGGTCTGGACGGATTGACAATCGCAATGATTCAGGCTTTTTTCTCTTATATGAAATATGCTAAACTTATTAAACTTCAAAAAAATAAATAA
- a CDS encoding glycosyltransferase family 9 protein: MKILVIQQKRIGDVLTSTIICNNLKSKFPDSTIDYMCYPNSIDVLKENPNIDNIIPVTNKIRKSTFGFIKFIFEIRRKKYDAVIDVYSKLGTSLITFFSGAKYKVSYHKWYSNIFYNYSYERFDAIKSEYGLAIENRLLLLKPFFTEKITNVKPKIFLKESEIAEAKSILNSYNIDPQKPLIMFGILGSEHYKTYPLDGMAKIIDFTVAKTNATILFNYIPNQKEEALEVYNHCSEETKKHIVFDLYATDLRQFLAILSQCEMLIGNEGGAVNMAKALEIPTFSIFTPSVRKETWQLFENEAKNASIHLKDLKPEIYEKHTEQYIKEHTFEYYAEYPLELMLKKLETYFQEYKN; the protein is encoded by the coding sequence ATGAAAATATTAGTTATCCAACAAAAAAGAATTGGAGACGTTTTAACAAGCACAATTATTTGTAATAACTTGAAAAGCAAGTTTCCTGACTCTACAATTGACTATATGTGTTATCCAAATTCGATTGATGTTCTAAAAGAAAATCCGAATATCGATAACATTATTCCGGTGACTAATAAAATCCGAAAATCGACTTTTGGATTCATCAAATTCATTTTTGAGATTCGAAGAAAAAAATATGATGCCGTAATAGACGTTTACAGCAAATTAGGAACTAGCTTAATTACGTTTTTTTCTGGAGCAAAATATAAAGTTTCGTATCATAAATGGTATTCTAATATCTTTTACAATTATAGTTACGAACGTTTTGATGCCATAAAATCAGAATATGGCTTGGCCATTGAAAACAGGTTATTGCTCCTTAAACCTTTTTTTACTGAAAAGATAACGAATGTAAAACCAAAAATCTTTTTAAAAGAATCTGAAATTGCAGAAGCAAAAAGCATTTTAAACAGCTACAATATTGATCCTCAAAAACCTCTAATTATGTTCGGAATTTTAGGAAGTGAGCACTACAAAACCTATCCGCTTGACGGAATGGCAAAAATTATTGATTTTACTGTAGCAAAAACAAACGCTACTATTCTCTTTAATTATATTCCGAACCAGAAAGAGGAAGCTTTGGAGGTTTATAACCATTGTTCTGAAGAAACAAAAAAGCATATTGTTTTCGATTTGTACGCTACAGATTTACGTCAGTTTTTAGCAATACTTTCTCAATGCGAAATGTTAATAGGCAACGAGGGAGGAGCTGTAAATATGGCCAAAGCACTAGAAATACCAACTTTCTCTATTTTCACTCCTTCTGTTAGAAAAGAAACTTGGCAGTTGTTTGAGAATGAAGCAAAAAATGCTTCAATTCATTTAAAGGACTTAAAACCTGAGATTTACGAGAAGCACACCGAACAATACATAAAAGAACACACTTTTGAATATTATGCTGAATATCCGTTGGAACTTATGCTTAAAAAATTAGAGACTTATTTTCAGGAGTATAAAAATTGA
- a CDS encoding L-threonylcarbamoyladenylate synthase has translation MNEEIINAYEVIKEGGIILYPTDTVWGIGCDATNPEAVAKIYKLKQRAETQSMIVLMNGEKMLYNVFKDIPEVAWQIWDLSEKPTTLILDDARNVASNIIAADKSLGVRLVKEPFCYKLMERMKKPLVSTSANISGQPTPIAFKDISPEIINGVDYVVKLNQDKINGKSSTIIKLTKDSQVKVIRK, from the coding sequence ATGAACGAAGAAATAATCAACGCATACGAAGTAATTAAGGAAGGCGGCATCATTTTGTATCCAACAGATACAGTTTGGGGAATTGGCTGCGACGCTACGAACCCAGAAGCTGTTGCTAAAATCTATAAATTAAAACAGCGTGCAGAAACACAAAGCATGATTGTTTTAATGAATGGCGAAAAGATGTTGTATAATGTATTTAAAGACATTCCTGAAGTTGCATGGCAAATCTGGGATTTATCGGAGAAACCAACTACTTTAATTCTTGATGATGCCAGAAACGTTGCTTCAAATATTATTGCTGCAGATAAATCACTAGGTGTTAGATTGGTAAAAGAACCTTTCTGCTACAAATTGATGGAGAGAATGAAAAAACCTTTGGTTTCTACTTCTGCTAATATTTCTGGACAACCAACACCAATAGCTTTTAAGGACATTAGTCCAGAAATTATTAACGGTGTTGATTATGTTGTAAAATTAAACCAAGACAAAATAAACGGGAAATCGTCTACGATAATTAAACTAACCAAAGATTCTCAGGTAAAAGTAATTCGCAAATAG
- a CDS encoding type II toxin-antitoxin system RelE/ParE family toxin — translation MTIKISNEFLELLKEQVRYIYKDKPRAALKFRKDLLRNIKKDLKHPFLFKKSKYFDDENIRDYVFKGYVCVYEVDIKEDNVYIFGFIKYRETL, via the coding sequence ATGACAATTAAAATTTCGAATGAATTTTTGGAATTATTAAAGGAACAAGTTCGTTATATTTATAAAGATAAACCTAGAGCAGCGTTAAAGTTTAGGAAAGATTTACTTAGAAATATTAAAAAAGATTTAAAACATCCTTTTCTCTTTAAAAAATCAAAATATTTTGACGATGAAAATATTAGGGATTATGTTTTTAAAGGATATGTTTGTGTTTATGAAGTTGATATTAAAGAGGATAATGTTTATATCTTTGGATTTATAAAGTATAGAGAAACTCTTTAA
- a CDS encoding 2,3,4,5-tetrahydropyridine-2,6-dicarboxylate N-succinyltransferase, with the protein MNSLQTIIEQAWENRALLQETATTDAIREVIELVDAGKLRVAEPVGDKWQVNEWVKKAVVMYFPIQKMETWESGIFEYHDKMLLKRNYAEKGIRVVPNAVARYGAYISSGVILMPSYVNIGAYVDEGTMVDTWATVGSCAQIGKNVHLSGGVGIGGVLEPLQAAPVIIEDGAFIGSRCIVVEGVHVGKEAVLGANVCLTASTKIIDVTGDEPVEMKGYVPARSVVIPGSYTKKFAAGEFQVPCALIIGTRKPSTDLKTSLNNALREYDVAV; encoded by the coding sequence ATGAATTCTTTACAGACTATAATTGAACAAGCTTGGGAAAATAGAGCTTTATTACAAGAAACCGCCACAACTGATGCTATTAGAGAAGTTATCGAATTAGTAGACGCTGGAAAATTACGTGTTGCTGAACCAGTTGGTGACAAATGGCAGGTAAACGAATGGGTTAAGAAAGCCGTTGTAATGTATTTCCCGATTCAAAAAATGGAAACATGGGAATCTGGTATTTTTGAGTACCACGACAAAATGTTGCTAAAAAGAAATTATGCTGAAAAAGGAATTCGTGTGGTACCAAACGCGGTTGCTCGTTATGGAGCTTACATCTCAAGCGGTGTAATCTTAATGCCAAGTTACGTAAACATTGGTGCTTATGTAGACGAAGGAACAATGGTTGATACTTGGGCAACTGTAGGAAGCTGTGCTCAAATTGGTAAAAACGTACACTTAAGTGGTGGTGTTGGTATTGGTGGTGTTCTTGAACCATTACAAGCTGCTCCAGTTATTATCGAAGACGGTGCTTTTATCGGTTCTCGTTGTATCGTTGTTGAAGGTGTTCACGTTGGTAAAGAAGCAGTTCTTGGAGCTAACGTATGTTTGACAGCATCTACAAAAATTATCGATGTTACAGGTGATGAGCCAGTTGAAATGAAAGGTTATGTACCTGCTCGTTCTGTAGTAATCCCAGGAAGCTACACTAAAAAATTCGCTGCAGGAGAATTTCAAGTTCCTTGCGCTTTAATTATTGGTACTCGTAAGCCATCTACAGATTTAAAAACTTCTTTAAACAATGCACTTCGTGAATACGATGTTGCGGTATAA
- a CDS encoding DUF2752 domain-containing protein, translating to MSLEKYMIPCLFKTFFGYDCLGCGFQRSLFLLFQGDFLAAFKMYPAIYTCLLLFLFIAFHFLDKSRNYKKIVWNIAVVNFIFMLGGYYFKHFYF from the coding sequence ATGAGCTTAGAGAAATACATGATCCCTTGCCTATTCAAAACCTTCTTTGGTTATGACTGTTTGGGGTGCGGATTTCAGCGCTCTCTATTCTTACTTTTTCAAGGTGATTTTTTAGCAGCTTTTAAAATGTATCCAGCCATTTATACTTGCCTCTTGCTCTTCCTTTTTATCGCGTTTCATTTCTTAGATAAATCTAGAAATTACAAAAAAATCGTTTGGAACATTGCCGTGGTTAATTTTATTTTTATGCTTGGTGGCTATTACTTCAAACAC
- a CDS encoding glycosyltransferase family 2 protein has translation MNNEKQKLSVLIITLNEEHHIKSLLEDIDFADEIIVVDSYSTDKTVPIVESFKNVKLIQNPFIDYTSQRNFALDQAKNSWILFIDADERLTPDLKSEIVTAINSENAASAYFIYRIFMFKERQLNFSGWQTDKIFRLFNKSKCRYNEERTVHEKLIVNGPISTLKNKIIHFSYSSYEDYKSKMYNYGILKANEKFAKGIKPYFLLLFLHPLYTFLYQFIIRFGFLDGGKGVTICYLNAYSVFVRYKELRRITSSRI, from the coding sequence ATGAATAATGAAAAGCAAAAATTATCAGTATTGATTATTACGCTTAATGAAGAACATCATATAAAATCACTTCTTGAAGACATTGATTTTGCAGATGAAATAATTGTTGTTGATTCTTACAGTACCGATAAAACGGTACCTATTGTCGAGTCTTTTAAAAACGTAAAATTAATTCAGAATCCATTTATTGATTATACCTCTCAACGAAATTTTGCCTTAGATCAAGCCAAAAACTCGTGGATCTTATTTATTGATGCTGACGAAAGATTAACACCCGATTTAAAATCTGAAATCGTTACTGCAATTAATTCTGAAAACGCAGCAAGCGCTTATTTTATCTATCGTATTTTTATGTTTAAGGAGCGTCAGCTAAACTTCAGCGGCTGGCAAACCGACAAGATTTTTAGGCTTTTTAACAAATCAAAATGCAGGTATAACGAAGAAAGAACCGTTCACGAAAAACTGATTGTAAACGGACCAATCTCTACTTTAAAAAATAAAATTATACATTTCTCTTACTCTTCTTATGAGGATTATAAATCGAAAATGTACAATTATGGAATTCTTAAAGCCAATGAAAAATTTGCTAAAGGGATAAAACCTTATTTCCTATTGCTATTTCTTCATCCTCTATACACTTTTTTGTACCAATTTATAATCCGATTTGGTTTTCTGGACGGAGGAAAAGGTGTAACAATCTGTTATCTGAATGCGTACAGCGTTTTTGTTCGCTATAAAGAACTAAGAAGAATTACTTCTTCCAGAATTTAA